In Helianthus annuus cultivar XRQ/B chromosome 3, HanXRQr2.0-SUNRISE, whole genome shotgun sequence, a single window of DNA contains:
- the LOC110932123 gene encoding uncharacterized protein LOC110932123, producing MASACLNTIGLSPENLPECSQNYSPYRWFTPRLSISRKMTEENVSDLPEVSDPSPEISDLKNESDIKEFDGFEFRLEDPALMLPADELFSDGKLVPLQFPVKRPEVATSTPYSRRIIDVDDPYYSPRAPRCSSRWKELLGFGKLHQSNSNTVKPTDNKRTTSLASSQSQNGSRSIRQLLYRNSKPSHDTSINVPLLNNADNESASVSVSSRLSISSSSSGHDIDDLPRLSLDSDKPAKLNNMNVNPNPNPNPNTRTKTRLAKTTTQTKSRSTDNTLTTTRVGRTTRRRSMEATNRCLSVDSPRINSSGKIVFHSLERSSSSPSSLIGGPRFKHRGMERSYSGNVRITPVLNVPVCSLSKSGGVFGFQIFSSQQKQVCSSSNNGGSIRSQRVNGKSNRILE from the coding sequence ATGGCTTCCGCCTGCTTAAACACCATCGGTTTATCACCAGAAAACTTACCGGAATGTTCTCAGAACTACTCTCCGTACCGTTGGTTCACTCCTCGACTCTCCATAAGCCGCAAAATGACCGAAGAAAACGTTTCAGATCTGCCGGAGGTTTCAGATCCGTCCCCGGAGATTTCAGATCTGAAAAATGAATCGGATATTAAGGAGTTTGATGGCTTTGAGTTCCGACTTGAAGATCCGGCGTTAATGCTTCCAGCCGACGAACTGTTCTCCGACGGTAAGCTTGTTCCGCTTCAATTTCCGGTTAAACGGCCGGAAGTAGCCACGTCAACACCTTATTCTCGCCGGATAATTGACGTTGACGATCCGTACTATTCACCTAGGGCACCGAGGTGTTCGAGCCGGTGGAAAGAGCTTCTCGGATTCGGAAAGCTTCATCAAAGCAATAGCAACACTGTTAAACCAACTGATAACAAACGAACGACGTCGTTAGCTTCTTCTCAATCTCAAAACGGTTCCAGATCTATTCGACAGTTACTCTACAGAAACTCTAAACCTTCACATGATACTTCAATCAATGTACCTCTACTCAATAATGCAGATAACGAATCTGCTTCCGTCTCAGTTTCATCACGGCTGtctatttcttcttcttcttccggCCACGATATCGACGATCTTCCTCGTCTCTCTCTAGATTCCGATAAGCCAGCAAAGTTGAACAACATGAAcgtaaaccctaaccctaaccctaaccctaacaCTCGTACGAAAACAAGACTGGCAAAAACGACAACACAAACAAAAAGCCGCTCAACTGACAATACACTCACCACCACACGCGTAGGCAGAACCACGCGCCGTCGTTCGATGGAAGCTACAAACCGCTGCTTATCTGTGGACAGTCCACGAATAAACTCGTCAGGAAAAATAGTTTTTCATAGCTTAGAACGCAGTTCCAGTAGTCCTAGTAGCTTAATTGGTGGCCCTAGATTTAAGCACAGAGGAATGGAGAGATCGTATTCCGGTAACGTAAGAATAACGCCGGTGTTAAACGTTCCGGTTTGTTCGCTTTCTAAGTCCGGTGGTGTGTTTGGGTTCCAGATTTTTTCTTCACAGCAGAAACAAGTTTGTTCAAGTAGCAACAATGGCGGATCAATTCGGAGCCAACGGGTTAACGGCAAATCAAACCGTATTTTAGAATAA